From Dehalococcoidia bacterium, the proteins below share one genomic window:
- a CDS encoding DNA primase, with amino-acid sequence MSVVEEVKQKTDIVEVIGQYTALTKSGKTFRGLCPFHSEKHGSFFVYPDQQSWHCFGACGTGGDVFSFIMKKDGVTFGDALRLLAEKSGVVIPQYAAAEKTREKHDRLYQANQAAAEYYHQLLLSSPEAQKVRDYLAQRGLNAQSVEDFKLGYSPNAWDNLQRYLLERGFTIAELLEAGLVVEGDNKMQHDRFRHRLMFPITDIRGRVIGFGGRALAEDQQPKYLNSPQTPLFDKSSNLYGLHPARDAMRKEEQAVIVEGYMDVILPHQYGFKNVIASMGTAIGENHTAILKKMTKNLVLALDPDSTGEAATLRSVGLENSLGAEIQVAILPEGKDPDEIVKENAAEWQSLIAGAIPILDYTFERATAGLDLKTAKGKTDAVEKLMPIVGQIKDVVRQTYYIDKLAGLVGQSPKKLELLLLKNKGAQRAKTSTQEAGKSSVSSPVEEYCLTVILKHPELREQYGDLLPEFFDSSENREVYNAILGCDDISQVRASLDSALWEHYDRLVGRILLTNKMEAKLADAVLRLREEHLKRQAQNRADTLAVDEGNQLRELFVKKEHLGEEKRRQK; translated from the coding sequence ATGAGCGTAGTTGAAGAAGTAAAACAGAAGACCGACATCGTGGAGGTCATCGGGCAGTACACCGCCCTTACCAAGAGCGGCAAGACCTTCCGCGGCCTGTGCCCTTTCCACAGCGAAAAGCACGGCTCATTCTTCGTCTATCCCGACCAGCAGAGCTGGCACTGCTTCGGCGCCTGCGGCACCGGCGGAGATGTATTCTCTTTTATAATGAAAAAGGACGGCGTTACGTTCGGAGATGCGCTGCGCCTGCTGGCCGAAAAGAGCGGCGTGGTCATACCTCAGTATGCCGCCGCCGAGAAGACGCGCGAAAAGCACGACCGCCTTTACCAAGCCAACCAGGCCGCCGCTGAATATTACCATCAACTTCTACTCAGTTCGCCCGAGGCGCAAAAGGTGAGGGATTACCTGGCGCAGCGCGGGCTCAACGCCCAGTCGGTGGAGGACTTCAAGCTGGGCTATAGCCCCAATGCCTGGGACAACCTGCAAAGATACCTGCTGGAGAGGGGCTTCACCATCGCCGAACTGCTGGAGGCCGGTCTGGTAGTCGAAGGCGATAATAAAATGCAGCACGACCGCTTCCGCCACCGGCTTATGTTCCCTATCACCGACATACGCGGGCGCGTCATCGGTTTCGGCGGGCGGGCGTTAGCCGAGGACCAGCAGCCCAAGTACCTCAATTCTCCGCAGACGCCGCTTTTCGACAAGAGCTCCAACCTGTACGGGCTGCATCCGGCCAGAGACGCCATGAGGAAAGAAGAGCAGGCGGTAATCGTCGAGGGCTACATGGACGTCATCCTGCCGCACCAGTACGGCTTCAAGAACGTTATAGCGTCAATGGGAACAGCTATCGGCGAAAACCACACAGCCATACTCAAAAAGATGACCAAAAACCTGGTGCTGGCGCTCGACCCCGATAGCACCGGCGAGGCAGCCACGCTACGCTCGGTAGGGCTGGAAAACAGTCTGGGAGCTGAGATACAGGTAGCCATACTGCCGGAGGGAAAGGACCCTGACGAGATCGTCAAGGAGAATGCCGCAGAATGGCAGAGCCTGATTGCCGGAGCTATCCCCATTCTCGATTATACCTTCGAAAGAGCCACAGCCGGCCTCGACCTCAAAACGGCAAAGGGAAAGACGGATGCAGTAGAAAAGCTTATGCCCATAGTCGGCCAGATAAAGGACGTCGTGCGCCAGACCTATTACATAGACAAACTGGCGGGGCTGGTGGGGCAGAGTCCCAAAAAGCTCGAACTCCTGCTGCTGAAGAATAAAGGCGCGCAGCGCGCTAAAACCTCTACACAGGAGGCGGGGAAGTCGTCCGTCTCCAGTCCGGTGGAGGAATACTGCCTCACGGTCATCTTGAAACACCCGGAACTGCGGGAGCAATACGGTGACCTGCTTCCCGAATTTTTTGACAGTTCGGAGAACCGTGAGGTATATAATGCTATACTGGGTTGCGACGACATTTCGCAGGTGAGGGCGTCTCTGGACAGCGCGCTCTGGGAGCACTACGACCGGCTGGTGGGGCGCATACTACTGACCAATAAAATGGAGGCCAAGCTGGCTGACGCCGTGCTCCGGCTGCGCGAGGAGCACCTCAAGCGGCAGGCGCAAAACCGCGCCGACACACTGGCGGTGGATGAGGGCAACCAGCTGAGAGAGCTATTTGTTAAGAAAGAACACCTGGGTGAGGAAAAGAGGAGACAGAAGTGA
- a CDS encoding endonuclease domain-containing protein, translating into MVDVRQIGLARELRRNQTDAEKMLWNKLRALRCQGGRFRRQHPIGDYIVDFCCLEAALIIELDGGHHNEDSAANEDEFRTAWLQKRGYIVLGFWNNDVLSNLDGVLMEIGERFTLTPVSP; encoded by the coding sequence ATGGTGGATGTCCGTCAAATTGGCTTGGCACGGGAACTTAGACGTAATCAAACCGATGCTGAAAAAATGCTGTGGAATAAGCTGAGAGCCTTGAGGTGTCAAGGTGGCAGATTCCGCCGGCAGCATCCTATCGGCGATTATATTGTCGATTTTTGCTGTCTGGAAGCGGCGCTCATAATTGAGCTAGACGGAGGGCATCATAATGAGGATTCAGCCGCTAACGAAGATGAATTCAGGACCGCCTGGTTGCAAAAACGTGGATACATAGTTCTGGGATTCTGGAATAATGATGTATTGAGCAACCTTGATGGCGTACTCATGGAAATTGGAGAACGCTTTACCCTCACTCCCGTCTCTCCCTGA
- the rpoD gene encoding RNA polymerase sigma factor RpoD, protein MDKPVEVEVAEIKEAAKEAGEEAEDEVEEETLKEEIDEEELPTKEALEEVEVPPPDLTIPVEAFEEPGVVDDPVRMYLHEIGRVPLLTADDEKNLAQKMEKGKRVDEIRAFLRKKLGRDPSTTEIMQAMLKEIGQAAPLVHALQKELKLKHATGFKKAVFAPQIRQAIDNEINQNLTMALAQALSRPVAEIEQILINLSLNSSLLPREVIDQIDAEVVLDGVEKLADDHKFIKAIQAHEKKFTRYLEVMHAEAEKAQKHLIEANLRLVVSVAKKHIGRGMPLLDLLQEGNIGLIRAVEKFDYHRGFKFSTYATWWIRQAITRAIADQARTIRIPVHMVETINKLLSVSRQLSQEHGREPTPKEIGDLMEMSPDRVREIIKVSQLPISLESPIGEEEDSHLGDFIEDQNAMAPPDAASRQLLKEQIDGVLSSLTPRERRVLQLRFGLEDGRSRTLEEVGKEFNVTRERIRQIEAKALRKLRHPTRSRKLKDYLE, encoded by the coding sequence ATGGATAAACCCGTCGAAGTGGAAGTAGCCGAAATCAAAGAGGCGGCCAAGGAGGCGGGTGAAGAGGCCGAAGATGAGGTTGAAGAGGAAACCCTCAAGGAAGAAATAGACGAGGAAGAGCTCCCCACCAAGGAGGCACTCGAAGAGGTGGAGGTACCTCCGCCGGACCTTACCATCCCCGTCGAGGCGTTCGAAGAGCCGGGCGTGGTGGACGACCCGGTGCGCATGTACCTGCACGAGATAGGCCGCGTGCCGCTCCTGACCGCCGACGACGAAAAAAACCTGGCTCAGAAGATGGAGAAGGGCAAGCGCGTCGACGAGATACGCGCGTTCTTGCGCAAGAAGCTGGGACGCGACCCCTCCACCACCGAAATAATGCAGGCCATGCTCAAGGAGATAGGCCAGGCGGCGCCATTGGTGCACGCGCTGCAGAAAGAGCTGAAACTGAAACATGCCACCGGTTTCAAGAAGGCCGTCTTCGCCCCGCAGATACGCCAGGCCATCGATAATGAGATCAACCAGAACCTGACCATGGCGCTGGCGCAGGCGCTGAGCCGCCCCGTGGCGGAAATCGAGCAGATACTCATCAACCTGTCGCTTAACTCCAGCCTGCTGCCGCGCGAGGTCATAGACCAGATAGACGCCGAGGTGGTCCTCGACGGGGTGGAAAAACTGGCCGATGACCATAAATTTATAAAAGCCATACAGGCGCACGAGAAGAAGTTCACCCGTTACCTGGAAGTAATGCACGCCGAAGCCGAGAAGGCGCAAAAACACCTCATCGAAGCCAACCTGCGCCTGGTGGTTAGCGTGGCCAAGAAGCACATCGGGCGCGGCATGCCGCTGCTCGACCTGCTGCAGGAGGGCAACATCGGCTTGATACGCGCCGTGGAAAAGTTCGACTACCACCGCGGCTTTAAGTTTTCGACCTACGCCACCTGGTGGATACGCCAGGCCATTACGCGCGCCATCGCCGACCAGGCGCGCACCATACGCATACCGGTGCACATGGTTGAGACCATCAACAAGCTGCTCTCCGTGAGCCGCCAGCTTTCGCAGGAACACGGGCGCGAGCCCACCCCCAAGGAAATCGGCGACCTGATGGAAATGTCGCCCGACCGCGTGCGCGAAATTATCAAGGTATCGCAACTGCCCATCTCGCTGGAATCGCCCATCGGCGAAGAAGAAGACAGCCACCTGGGCGACTTCATCGAGGACCAGAATGCCATGGCGCCGCCCGACGCCGCATCCAGACAGCTCCTCAAAGAGCAGATTGACGGGGTGCTGTCCAGCCTGACCCCGCGCGAGAGGAGAGTGCTCCAGCTGCGTTTCGGTCTCGAGGATGGGCGCAGCCGCACGCTGGAAGAGGTGGGCAAGGAGTTCAACGTTACCCGCGAGCGCATCCGCCAGATAGAGGCCAAGGCGCTCAGGAAGCTGAGACATCCCACCCGCAGCAGGAAGCTCAAGGATTATCTGGAATAA
- a CDS encoding deoxyguanosinetriphosphate triphosphohydrolase translates to MIHRLNVRQRSEGREDALSPYAVRSRLSREREREEEPCDIRTAFQRDRDRILHTNAFRRLKHKTQVFIAPLGDHYVTRLTHTLEVSQIARTIARALNLNEDLAEAISLGHDLGHTPFGHIGEDVLNELYHGGFRHNEQSLRVVELLEKNGAGLNLTWEVRDGILNHSKGEKSMFGHDWGHSNSYEAEVVKVSDAIAYINHDIGDAVRAGILTEGDLPQKASDILGHAHSKRVNTMVTDIVENSWSVSGNVETQAPPVIKMSEEVGRATDELRNFMFERVYNVVSENEDARHAREVLQSLYAYLIKHEEKLPPEYMGYSDETERRVVDYIAGMTDQYALNLACELGI, encoded by the coding sequence ATGATCCACCGGCTGAATGTCCGGCAGCGCAGCGAAGGCAGGGAAGACGCTCTGTCGCCCTACGCCGTGAGAAGCCGCCTTTCGCGCGAACGAGAGCGGGAGGAGGAGCCGTGCGATATACGGACGGCCTTCCAGCGCGACCGCGACCGCATCCTGCACACCAACGCCTTCAGGCGGCTGAAACACAAGACGCAGGTCTTCATCGCACCTTTAGGCGACCATTATGTCACGCGCCTCACCCACACGCTGGAGGTTTCGCAGATAGCGCGCACCATCGCGCGCGCCCTTAACCTCAACGAAGACCTGGCCGAGGCTATCAGCCTGGGGCACGACCTGGGTCACACCCCGTTCGGCCACATCGGTGAGGACGTCTTGAATGAACTCTATCACGGCGGATTCCGCCACAACGAGCAGAGCCTGCGTGTAGTGGAGCTGCTGGAAAAGAACGGCGCAGGTCTCAACCTCACCTGGGAGGTGCGCGACGGCATCCTCAATCACTCCAAGGGCGAAAAGAGCATGTTCGGGCACGACTGGGGACACAGCAATTCCTACGAGGCTGAGGTGGTTAAAGTATCCGATGCCATAGCGTACATCAACCACGACATCGGCGACGCTGTGCGCGCAGGCATTCTGACCGAGGGTGACCTGCCCCAAAAAGCCTCTGATATCCTGGGGCATGCCCATTCCAAAAGGGTGAACACCATGGTGACGGACATCGTGGAGAACTCCTGGTCGGTTTCCGGCAACGTGGAGACTCAGGCGCCTCCGGTAATAAAGATGAGCGAGGAGGTGGGGCGGGCAACGGACGAGCTGCGTAACTTCATGTTCGAGCGAGTATATAATGTGGTGTCGGAAAACGAGGATGCCCGGCATGCCCGCGAGGTCTTACAGAGCCTCTACGCCTATTTGATAAAGCATGAGGAAAAGCTGCCGCCCGAGTACATGGGCTACAGCGATGAAACAGAGAGGCGCGTGGTGGACTACATCGCCGGCATGACCGACCAGTATGCGCTGAACCTGGCCTGCGAACTGGGCATCTAA
- a CDS encoding type II toxin-antitoxin system HicB family antitoxin: MQYTIVIRKAPDSFYIASCPLVPEAHAQGESYEECLANIKEALELCIEYRKELGEEIPDEVGMNRVTLAV, translated from the coding sequence ATGCAATATACAATCGTAATACGAAAAGCCCCCGATAGCTTTTATATCGCAAGCTGCCCGCTCGTCCCTGAAGCTCATGCGCAGGGTGAGTCATACGAGGAATGCCTGGCCAATATTAAAGAAGCGCTCGAACTCTGCATTGAATACCGCAAAGAACTGGGAGAAGAAATTCCCGATGAAGTCGGGATGAATCGTGTCACCCTGGCGGTATGA